The Solea senegalensis isolate Sse05_10M linkage group LG9, IFAPA_SoseM_1, whole genome shotgun sequence genome has a segment encoding these proteins:
- the kif13a gene encoding kinesin-like protein KIF13A isoform X7: protein MSDTKVKVAVRVRPMNRREIELNTKCVVDMEDNQTVLHPPPSNTKGENRKQPKVFAFDHCFWSMDESNVPKYAGQEVVFKCLGEGILENAFQGYNACIFAYGQTGSGKSFSMMGNGEQPGLIPRLCCSLFERVHRESNEAHTFKVEVSFMEIYNEKVRDLLDPKGSRQSLKVREHKVLGPYVDGLSQLAVTNFEDIEVLMSEGNKSRTVAATNMNEESSRSHAVFSIIVTQTLYDLQSGNSGEKVSKMSLVDLAGSERVSKTGAAGERLKEGSNINKSLTTLGCVISALADQSAGKGKAKFVPYRDSVLTWLLKDNLGGNSKTAMIATVSPAADNYEETLSTLRYADRAKRIVNHAVVNEDPNARIIRELREEVEKLKVQLSQAESMKAPELKEKLHESEKLILEMTVTWEEKLRKTEEIATERQKQLESMGISLETSGIKVGEDKCFLVNLNADPALNELLVYYLKEHTRVGADTSQDIQLFGIGIQSEHCVLELCPDGDVTLMPIENARTCVNGTMIDSLVHLWHGDRILWGNNHFFRINLPKRKRRDRLKELERASPRESFVEADVETASEASSEQDYSYEFAQMEVIMKTLGNNDPMQNVVQVLEKQYLEEKRTALEEQRMMYERELESLRQQLSPEKATQHHRSNSDRLTFPTHSPHGKLRLWTDDRDELFRQSLSRLREQVVKANTLVREANFLAEEMNKLTDYQVTLQIPAANLSANRKRGVIVSEPAIQVRRKGKGTQVWTIEKLENKLVDMRDHYRDWREGTEELHNKANSKHCDPFYEAQENHNLIGVANIFLECLFHDVKLQYAVPIISQQGEVAGRLHIELMRVSGAVPERQSGGDDSSENSSESSCYEVMDTNGEIVHMAKRLTCRVQIREATGLPLNLSNFVFCQYTFWEHGEPTVAPPMVSPDRPSPRSPDAQFTVQFDHCKDYVVHVTEEFLEFISDGALAIEVWGHRCAGNGRSLWELDALEAKTQTLRDRWREVSRRIELLLSIQELNEQGEYSSVELHLAKDGSTGGVFQLRQGHSRRLHVCVKPVQNSGTLPLLVEAVLSVSIGCVSVRSTKLQRPLDSYQREAEEDMDSYQEEDLNCVRERWSDALIKRREYLDEQIKKIINKHEKSEEDIEREARLVEQWVGLTEERNAVLVPAPGSGIPGAPADWTPPAGMEAHIPVLFLDLNADNLTVNEQLTGPHAAGVNSILPKEHGSQFFYLPIIRHSDEEVLAVCSWDSSIHDSVHLNRVTSPNERIYLIIKATVQLSHPASMELVLRKRIAVNIYNKQSFTQSLKRRMSLKNSLYSCGVTYEIVSNIPKASEEPEERETLALMAARGESEETQDGETYIEKYTRGVLEVENILSLERLRQAVTVKEALANKGRHLRRSISTPNSSCSKTDLTGCEDEDYKDHCDHVDNSNYNPQDGSLCSTPVKSRENQGLPPESPTFFNSSPFKVISPQPPKFLKCLLPVKEENKAKKVLEARPLLGQELQSMRSCVDSPALLPPPCPWPQPRAGSEGHCKPSTSSSSTLTSTPNSRQLSHTLPHTAQDSEDEETDVDVNLDQRPQDHSRLQPYVPEDFANFEIYNATLDNQEGLLPSCSDLKGSRCGGGSGEKLVSRSPTTSSCTSGYFSHSASNATLSDMPFSASESSDHLSCTSRDLQEPLGCQAGRGCTQTKSVSAGTDTLQSRLSADVAQDLLTQTQGSSPVSIPNCTDKQQTFPLPHSGVLSTSLEFSDFKGADDSIAESDLAHFTEGWEQERLKQKKPDAIEACDNGSQPSSVVCGIIDTSNAICSLPESEDAVNVPMCCSDTTLVCTSVRAPNNVPDKVPAPSQCHTIPSASIPPPVSPSPLARVSAVTSSAPALRGGGEPPIQEPAQGDLPHGSPCPSPNPSSAEPSGDSSGDESTPAAQLPDWMAPGEQVWVGKRRGTVHYVGGVEFAKGIWIGVKLDMAVGKHNGTVQGRVYFRCPPGHGVFVKPSRLTRGPLSMDTEPQTLIR from the exons GAAACAACCTAAG GTGTTCGCTTTTGACCACTGTTTCTGGTCCATGGATGAGTCGAACGTACCCAAATATGCTG GTCAAGAGGTGGTGTTCAAGTGCCTTGGAGAGGGAATACTTGAAAATGCATTCCAGGGATATAATGCCTGCATATTTGCATATGGACAAACAG GTTCAGGTAAATCCTTTTCCATGATGGGGAATGGGGAGCAGCCGGGTTTAATCCCTCGACTCTGCTGCTCGCTGTTTGAGAGGGTCCACAGGGAATCCAACGAGGCCCATACTTTTAAGGTGGAAGTGTCTTTCATGGAGATTTACAATGAGAAGGTCCGTGACCTGCTTGATCCCAAAGG GAGCCGTCAATCGCTGAAAGTTCGGGAACACAAGGTCCTGGGTCCGTACGTAGATGGTCTGTCTCAGCTGGCAGTGACCAACTTCGAG GACATCGAGGTGCTGATGTCTGAGGGCAACAAGTCTCGCACAGTTGCAGCCACCAACATGAACGAGGAGAGCAGTCGCTCACATGCTGTCTTCAGCATCattgtcacacaaacactttatgATCTACAGTCTGGG AATTCCGGGGAGAAAGTGAGCAAGATGAGTCTGGTTGACCTGGCAGGAAGCGAGAGAGTGTCTAAAACTGGAGCTGCTGGGGAGAGACTTAAAGAGGGCAGCAACATAAACAA ATCACTCACCACATTAGGCTGCGTGATTTCTGCTCTGGCTGATCAGTCTGCGGGAAAAGGGAAGGCCAAGTTTGTACCTTACAGAGACTCAGTCCTCACCTGGCTACTGAAG GACAACCTTGGCGGCAACAGCAAGACAGCCATGATAGCCACAGTGAGTCCAGCAGCTGACAACTACGAGGAGACGCTGTCCACACTTCGCTACGCAGACAGGGCCAAGAGAATCGTCAACCATGCCGTCGTGAATGAGGACCCTAACGCTCGAATCATCAGAGAGctgagggaggaggtggagaagctCAAGGTTCAGCTCTCTCAGGCTGag TCCATGAAGGCTCCTGAACTGAAGGAGAAACTGCACGAGTCTGAGAAGCTCATTCTGGAGATGACTGTCACTTGGGAGGAGAAgctgagaaagacagaggagattgccact GAGCGTCAGAAGCAGCTGGAGAGCATGGGCATCTCTTTGGAAACCTCTGGGATTAAAGTGGGAGAAGATAAGTGTTTCCTGGTCAATCTCAATGCTGATCCTGCCCTGaatgagctgctggtctactacCTGAAG GAGCACACGCGTGTGGGTGCAGACACATCTCAGGACATCCAGCTCTTTGGTATTGGGATCCAGTCAGAGCACTGTGTCCTGGAACTGTGCCCAGATGGTGATGTCACCCTGATGCCCATAGAGAATGCCAG GACCTGTGTGAACGGAACAATGATCGACTCCttggtgcacctgtggcacggGGATCGTATCTTATGGGGCAATAACCACTTCTTCAG GATAAATCTGCCTAAACGAAAGCGACGGGACCGCTTGAAGGAGCTGGAGAGAGCTTCCCCCAGAGAGAGCTTTGTCGAGGCAGATGTGGAGACGGCTAGTGAGGCCTCTTCTGAGCAGGACTACAGCTATGAGTTTGCCCAGATGGAGGTCATAATGAAGACTCTTGGGAACAATG ACCCCATGCAGAATGTGGTCCAAGTGCTGGAGAAGCAGTACCTGGAGGAGAAGCGGACGGcgctggaggagcagaggatGATGTATGAGCGAGAGCTCGAGTCACTGCGGCAACAGCTGTCTCCTGAGAAAGCAACGCAACACCACCGCAGCAACAGCGATCGCCTCACGTTCCCGACGCACTCGCCACACGGCAAGCTGCGACTGTGGACGGATGACCG agATGAGCTTTTTCGCCAGAGTCTTTCTCGGCTCAGGGAGCAGGTCGTGAAAGCCAACACCTTGGTGCGAGAAGCCAACTTTTTGGCAGAGGAGATGAACAAACTGACCGACTATCAGGTCACCCTTCAGATTCCCGCAGCCAACCTCAGCGCCAACCGCAAG CGTGGAGTAATAGTGAGTGAGCCGGCCATCCAGGTGCGTAGGAAAGGGAAGGGGACCCAGGTGTGGACCATAGAGAAGCTGGAGAACAAACTAGTGGACATGAGAGACCATTACAGGGACTGGAGGGAAGGCACCGAGGAGTtg cacaacaagGCAAATAGTAAGCACTGTGATCCCTTCTATGAGGCACAAGAGAACCACAACCTGATAGGAGTGGCCAACATCTTTCTGGAGTGCCTTTTCCATGATGTTAAACTGCAGTATGCTGTGCCCATCATCAGCCAGCAGGGAGAG GTAGCAGGCAGGTTACACATTGAGCTGATGAGAGTCAGCGGTGCTGTACCCGAGCGTCAGTCTGGGGGAGACGACTCGTCAGAAAACTCCAGTGAGAGTAGTTGCTATGAGGTCATGGACACCAACGGGGAGATTGTCCACATGGCCAAGAGGCTCACCTGCAGG GTGCAGATCAGGGAGGCTACAGGTCTGCCACTCAACTTGTCCAACTTTGTGTTCTGTCAGTACACCTTCTGGGAGCATGGTGAGCCCACTGTGGCTCCTCCCATGGTCAGCCCAGACAGACCTTCCCCTCGAAGCCCAGACGCCCAGTTCACTGTTCAGTTTGATCACTGCAAG GACTACGTTGTGCACGTCACAGAAGAGTTCTTAGAGTTCATATCAGACGGCGCATTAGCCATTGAAGTGTGGGGTCACCGCTGTGCTGGGAATGGACGTTCACTCTGGGAGTTAGACGCACTAGAGGCCAAGACTCAGACGCTCCGAGACAG GTGGAGGGAAGTGTCTCGCAGGATCGAGCTGTTGCTCTCCATCCAGGAGCTGAATGAGCAGGGAGAATATTCATCTGTGGAGCTGCATTTGGCAAAAGACGGCAGCACAGGAGGAGTCTTCCAACTAAGACAG GGTCACTCTCGGAGGCTGCATGTGTGCGTGAAACCAGTCCAGAACTCAGGCACTCTGCCTCTGCTGGTGGAGGCCGTGCTCTCTGTCTCTATTGGCTGTGTGTCGGTGCGTTCCACCAAACTGCAGAGACCCCTCGACAGCTACCAG AGAGAGGCGGAAGAGGATATGGATAGTTATCAG GAGGAAGATCTCAACTGTGTTAGAGAGCGCTGGTCAGACGCTCTGATCAAACGCCGGGAGTACCTTGATGAACAAATCAAGAAAATCATCAACAAACATG AAAAGTCTGAGGAGGACATTGAGCGTGAAGCTCGGCTGGTGGAGCAGTGGGTTGGACTGACTGAAGAGAGAAATGCAGTGCTGGTACCTGCACCTGGCAGTGGCATCCCTGGAGCTCCTGCTGACTG GACTCCACCTGCAGGAATGGAAGCGCACATCCCGGTGCTTTTCCTGGATTTGAATG CGGATAATCTGACGGTGAACGAGCAGCTGACAGGCCCACATGCTGCAGGCGTTAACTCCATCCTGCCTAAGGAGCACGGAAGCCAGTTCTTCTATCTGCCCATCATCAGGCACAGTGACGAGGAG GTTCTGGCCGTGTGCTCCTGGGACTCATCCATCCATGATTCTGTGCACCTCAACCGGGTCACGTCTCCAAATGAACGCATCTACCTGATCATCAAAGCCACCGTGCAGCTCAGCCACCCTGCCTCCATGGAGCTGGTGCTGCGAAAGCGCATCGCCGtcaacatttataacaaacaG AGTTTCACTCAGAGTCTCAAGAGAAGAATGTCTCTCAAGAATTCACTCTACTCCTGTGGTGTGACTTACGAAATCGTCTCCAACATACCAAAG GCCTCAGAGGAGCCAGAGGAGCGGGAAACTTTGGCCCTCATGGCTGCTCGCGGTGAAAGCGAGGAGACTCAGGACGGGGAAACCTACATAGAGAAATACACACGGGGGGTCTTGGAAGTGGAGAACATCCTCAGTCTGGAAAGGTTACGGCAG GCTGTGACCGTGAAGGAAGCACTCGCCAACAAGGGGAGACATCTAAGAAGGAGCATCAGCACGCCTAAT tcctcGTGCAGTAAAACGGACTTGACTGGCTGTGAGGATGAAGATTATAAA gATCACTGTGATCATGTGGACAACTCCAACTACAATCCCCAGGATGGCTCTCTTTGCAGCACACCCGTCAAAAGCAGGGAGAACCAAG GTTTGCCTCCAGAGAGTCCCACCTTTTTCAATTCCAGCCCCTTTAAAGTTATTTCGCCTCAGCCACCAAAGTTCCTCAAGTGTCTGCTGCCTGTCAAAGAGGAGAACAAGGCAAAGAAAGTACTGGAGGCTCGACCACTGCTGGGACAAGAG CTGCAGAGCATGCGCTCATGTGTGGACagccctgcactgctccccCCTCCCTGCCCTTGGCCCCAACCCAGGGCAGGCAGCGAGGGCCACTGCAAgccttccacctcctcctcctccaccctcacCTCCACTCCCAACAGCAGACAGCTCAGCCACACATTGCCACACACTGCT CAGGACTCGGAGGATGAGGAGACAGATGTAGATGTGAACCTGGATCAGCGCCCTCAGGATCACAGCCGCCTCCAGCCTTACGTCCCCGAGGACTTTGCTAACTTTGAGATCTACAATGCCACGCTGGACAACCAGGAGGGGCTTCTGCCCTCCTGCTCTGACTTAAAGGGAAGCAGGTGTGGAGGTggcagtggagagaaactgGTGTCCCGAAGCCCCACAACCAGCAGTTGCACCAGTGGTTACTTTTCACACAGTGCCTCCAATGCCACGCTATCTGACATGCCTTTCAGTGCCAGTGAGAGCTCTGACCACCTCAGCTGCACCTCCAGAGACCTCCAGGAGCCCCTGGGCTGTCAGGCTGGACGAGGCTGCACCCAAACCAAAAGTGTTTCTGCAGGGactgacacgctgcagtctcgTCTCTCTGCAGACGTGGCCCAGGATCTGCTCACCCAAACTCAGGGCTCCTCACCCGTTAGTATTCCTAATTGCACAGACAAACAGCAAACATTCCCTCTGCCTCACAGCGGTGTTCTCAGCACCAGCCTGGAGTTCTCTGACTTTAAAGGGGCCGATGACAGTATTGCAGAGAGCGATTTAGCACATTTTACAGAGGGATGGGAGCAGGAGCGTTTGAAGCAGAAGAAACCCGATGCTATCGAAGCTTGTGACAATGGCAGTCAACCCTCCTCTGTTGTCTGTGGTATTATCGACACATCTAATGCAATATGCAGTCTTCCTGAAAGTGAAGACGCTGTTAATGTACCAATGTGTTGCTCTGACACAACTTTAGTTTGCACTTCAGTCAGAGCCCCGAATAATGTGCCTGACAAAGTACCAGCACCATCGCAATGCCACACAATTCCATCTGCATCAATCCCACCTCCAGTGTCGCCGTCTCCACTCGCACGCGTGTCTGCAGTCACGTCCTCTGCCCCAGCTttgcgaggaggaggagaacctCCCATCCAGGAGCCAGCACAGGGAGATCTGCCCCACGGGAGTCCCTGTCCCAGCCCCAACCCCAGCAGTGCTGAGCCCTCGGGGGACTCCAGCGGGGATGAGAGCACTCCTGCCGCTCAACTGCCTGACTGGATGGCTCCTGGGGAGCAAGTGTGGGtggggaagaggagaggaacagTCCACTATGTTGGAGGGGTCGAATTTGCGAAGGGTATCTGGATTGGGGTGAAGCTGGACATGGCAGTGG GTAAGCATAACGGGACTGTCCAGGGCAGAGTTTACTTCCGCTGCCCCCCGGGCCATGGCGTGTTTGTCAAACCATCTCGTCTCACCAGAGGACCACTCTCCATGGACACAGAACCCCAGACTCTGATCAGATAA